The genomic window AAACAGCACCATCTTTCCATTcccaaagaaaataaaagggaaaggAATAGAAAAGAAGGAAAACACAATATATTGTTTGATATGAATAACTCATTTAAGGGGGAGAAAGGgtcaaaaatagaaaattaacccAAACCGTAACCTAACACTGAAATGAAAAGAAGTTTCTGTATAAAAGAAATAATGATAAAGATTAATCCAGAACAACCTTAAATTACTTGCAGCATGTTGTTGTCTCCTTCGAAGACCCAATTTTTAACCCAGCGCGCAAGCGTCGGTAGAGAACTCGGCTCCGGCTGCGATGGCAAGAGGTAGTCGATCGGCAGTGGCACAAGACAGTTGCGTTAGTAGCTCGTACGTTTTATAAGCATGAAGGTGTGGAAAAAGGCAGAATTTTACATAAAAGTACTAATATTTTGACCAGGGTTGCAAACGGGCATGCTCGCCCGCCCCGCCTAAGTCCGCCAGGGCGGGCCGGCCCGCCTCGTCTGACTGAACGGGCTTCTTTACTGCTGCAAACACTAGTCCGCCCCGCCAAGAATGCTTCTTTACTCTTTTTGGGTTGCAAACCAGCATGCCCGCCCGCCCCAATCCGTCTAAGCCCGCCCGGACGGGCCAACCCACCCCGTCTAACTGAACGGCTGCAAACACTAGCCCGCCCGCGCAAGAATGCTTCTTTACTCTTTTTGGGTTGCAAACGGGCATGCTCGCCATCCCCGGCCGTCTAATCCAGCCGGAAAGGCGGCCGCCCCGTCTAACTGATGGGCTGTACACACTAGCCCGCCCCGCCAAGAATGCTTCTTctctttcgttttttttttcgggTTGCAAAGAAAAAAATTACAAACTTTATAGAACAAAAGCAGCACAGCAGATTAGCAGAAACGAGGCACAACAGAGAGAACAGCCGATGAGGGAAGAGAATTACCTGAACTGACGCGGTTGTCGGTGGAAGCACCAGGGGAAGGATCGGCGAGCACGGGGTGGAGACTGGAGAGAGCAGGAGAACGAGTCAGTGGAGCAGAGGATGAGGGACCATTGGTGCCATTGCCACCCTAATTTTGATACAATAGAATATgaaatgaaaaattaatttttttttttttattttgaacaaTTACCTGGTCCCTCAAGTTTTTATAGTAAGACATTTTAGTCCTTTATATCCAAAAATATACATAACAatctttaatatttatttttgttaaataatATAGTTTTTTTTGTTAGTTACCCCGGTTTTACCTTAAATGAAATAAAGACCACTTTAATCtatttatctatctatctattctattatataaaaatcggatgtCTGCACTTAATGATGAAGCTGACGTGGTATGTTTTGgagagtattttttaatttaattgtttTAATTCATTCAATACAATTTATTGTACGAatttaattatatcaattaattgatttgattagatatttaaatattaatataattaatataatttattatcataattatattttgtattgttatatttttcatctcaaattttttgaatgaaaaaaaatgagaataaattgaattttcataatttgttctagtttatcaccaaacagaatacaagaacacaaaattttgtgtctctatcaGTGTCTTATCCTGTCctgttctcagtgtcttgtcctgtcatgttcttagaaacaaacgcagcctaaaatACTAATctcattataattatttattaaaacagaGTACAACTAAGATTTTACtaacaaaattaaatattagggttaagtactaaaatcgtccctaaggtctggggtgaaaatcaaaatcgtccccgaccttttttggttattaaaatcatcctcaacgttacaaaacgttataaaatcgtccttttccacttcaattttatttttttaccatattacccttcattattaataaaaataattaaaaataatattaaaaaaattaaaataatgtaacCCCCTCACCCCACTCCCGTAACCCCCTCCCCCAGAACCCACCAccaaattcagcaacaacaattCCAAATTTAAGCAACAAAACTTAGCAAAAAATCAGAATAATCAAAACTCAGcaacaataatcaacaaattcagcaacaacaattCCAAATTTAAGCCAAatcacaaaaaattaaattatagataTTCCAtaacaaatttcacaaaaaatttagaaattataCAACAAAAATTcagttcacagaagaagaagaagaagaagcagaacaaTGGCGGATCACAGGTGGCAGGGCGGCGGTGCAACGGTGGCAGCGGCAGCGAAGAGCGGCGGCGTCCATGAAGACCGGTGGCGGTGGCGAGAACCCTTCCccttccctctcttcttcccGAAACCCCCTCCCCCTCTTCTCCCTTCGCGTTCCCTTCCCCCCTTTCTCCGAGGAGCAGAGCAGCGGTGGCAACGAAGAGGGGCGGCGACAGCTAAGAGCGGCGGCGGTAATGAAGACCGGTGGCGGCggcgaggagagaagaagaagaagaagaagaagaagaaggtggtgGTGGTGCGGTGCGGCAGGGCGGCTAATCAattcggaccatccgatttaattttcgttttattaaaaaaataaattttcatacaacacggacggtccgatttgcttcttctaaatttcaaaattttctccctgtaaatcggaccatccgatttgttTATGATATTTTCTTTTAAACATAACTCGTATAGTCTGACTTATCtataacacaaatacaaaaaggtTGTCCCCACAAATTAGTCTACTATTATGCCCCATAAAACAGCACATCACGTACATGCctctaataacaaaaaaaaaattgagcctATCAATGTGCGTATCACAATaatctatctattctattatataaaaatcggatgtCTGCACTTAATGATGAAGCTGACGTGGCATGCTTCGGAGAGTGTTTCCCAATTTAATTGTTTTAATTCATTCAATACAATTTATTGCACTgatttaattatatcaactaattgatttgattagatatttaaatattaatataattaatataatttattataatttatattacttaattaattaatataatgcAGAGTTAACAATGTCAAATGATGAGATTAAGCAGTTGTGCTTAATGGATATAGACAAGATCTTACATTCCTCTGGTAAAACCTTAAAAGACTATCTTCCTATGCCTTTAGCAACTGAAGTAGAATTTTCCTGGTTAACCGAAAGGGTTATTAGGGAAAAGCTAAACTTTAACAAGGATGATTTAAAGAAAAATGCCTCAGACATGTTAGCCAGCGCAATACCTGAGGTGAGATATGCATTCGATAAAATTGTTACAGCTGTGTATTGTGATGAATGGGAGATTTTTCTTTGTGTATGGTCATGGGGGTGCTGGAAAAACATTTCTCTGGAACCTTATGTCTGTTGAGATTCGCTCAAGGGGTGATATAGTGTTAAACGTTGCTTCGAGTGGTATTGCATCTTTACTTCTTCCCAATGGAAGAACGGCACACTCAAGGTTCAAAATACCGCTGAATATAACTGAGGATTCTGTATGTAACATCAAACCTAGTTCCCCTCAAGCAATATTGCTGTTGATAGCCAAACTTATAATTTGGGATGGGGCTCCAATGATTAGTAGGTACTGCTATGAAGCACTTGATAAATGCTTGGGTGATATCATGAGGTGTTCTCCAACATATAGCAAAGATTTGCCctttggaggaaaagtggttATACTAGGTGGAGACTTTAGACAAATTCTTCCTGTCATTCTACGAAGATCGAGACAACATATCGTTCATTCAACCATGAATTCGTCTTGTCTTTGGAAGTTTTGTCAAGtgctcaaactaacaaaaaatatgAGATTCTCTATAGAGACGACTGCTTCAGATCAAGATGAGACAGAGCAATTTGGTGAGTGGGTATTGAAAGTTGGTGATGGTCTAATAGGTGACAATATGGATGGTGAATCTGAGATATGTCTTCCAGGagatattgttattccttcttcggaccaggcatttgatgagttggttcatttttcttatccaaatattttggaaAACATGTCCTCAATGGATTTTTTCAAAGTAAGAACTATACTGGCTCCCACACTAGACATCGTTGAAGAGGTCAACAACCATTTGATGGCTATCATTCCTAGAGGGGAAAATTAGATCTTAGTTCGGATTCCATTTGTATGGATGAAGGGAATATGGAGAGTCAACTAGATCTCTATAGTCCTGAA from Arachis ipaensis cultivar K30076 chromosome B09, Araip1.1, whole genome shotgun sequence includes these protein-coding regions:
- the LOC107615522 gene encoding uncharacterized protein LOC107615522 — protein: MSALNDEADVFTEEEEEEAEQWRITGGRAAVQRWQRQRRAAASMKTGGGGENPSPSLSSSRNPLPLFSLRVPFPPFSEEQSSGGNEEGRRQLRAAAVMKTGGGGEERRRRRRRRRRWWWCELTMSNDEIKQLCLMDIDKILHSSGKTLKDYLPMPLATEVEFSWLTERLCIVMNGRFFFVYGHGGAGKTFLWNLMSVEIRSRGDIVLNVASSGIASLLLPNGRTAHSRFKIPLNITEDSVCNIKPSSPQAILLLIAKLIIWDGAPMISRYCYEALDKCLGDIMRCSPTYSKDLPFGGKVVILGGDFRQILPVILRRSRQHIVHSTMNSSCLWKFCQVLKLTKNMRFSIETTASDQDETEQFGEWVLKVGDGLIGDNMDGNMESQLDLYSPELLNSINCSGLPPHKLILKVGVPAMLLRNIDQSSGLCNGIRLQVRKLGNHVIECEVLTGNNVGHIALIPRMNIVPTNETVPVRFQQRQFSIIVSFAMTINKSQGQTLSHVGLYLPKPIFTHGQLYVALSRVKSKRCLKVLFINHVGMSANSTINVIYREVFEKIVF